The genomic region TCACTCTATTGCTCGCAAATACGTGGCTTTAGTATGGGGCGATTTGAAGGAGGATGGTACTGTGTCAGGCTACATTGGTCGGAATATGAAAGACCGTCGCATTATGGATATGTATGATGACCCTGAAAAAGGAAAATGGTCGGTGACACATTACAAAGTTCTGAAGCGTTTGGGTTATGTTACTTTAATTGAATGCCAATTGGAGACCGGACGTACGCATCAAATTCGTGCGCATATGAAGTCCATCGGGCATCCTTTATTCAACGATGAATCGTATGGTGGGCATAAGATATTGAAGGGTACTACGTTCACTAAATATAAGCAATTTGTAGAAAATTGCTTTGCATTGCTGCCGAGGCAAGCGCTACACGCCAAGAGTTTAGGATTTGAACATCCAAAATCAAAACAATTTTTACATTTTGAGGTACCAATACCTGAGGATTTCCGTTTAGCATTAGAGAAATGGGAGAGTTATAGTACAAACACACAAGACTAGATAAAATAGATAGAATAGAAGATTTATGCCAATACAATATATAAACTTTAATGGCAGTTTGGTGCCGGAGGATATGGCTGTATTAAGCGTTGATAACCGCGCTTTTCGATACGGTGATGGTTTGTTTGAGACGATGTTATGGAAGGATGGAGATATACGTTTTCTGGATTTCCACATCGAGCGTCTACAGGATGGTTTATCCTTGCTGCAATTTGAAGATACTGGTGTATTTGATACCTTTTTTGTACGCAACAAGGTTGAGGAATTAATCCGCAAGAACAATATGATGGGGCAGGTGCTTCGCGTTCGTCTAATTGTTTTCCGGATGGGGGCAGGAACCTATGGTCCGGAGTCGAATAAGGCTGGCTATGTTTTGCAAGTTGAACGGAAACAGGACAGTCTGCGCGATAAGAAATTAGGCTTAATCGTTGATTTATATACCGATTTTAAAAAGCCTTATAGTGAGCTGTCAAAATTGAAATCCAACAATGCTTTGGTTTATGTAATGGCGGGTAACTTTCGGAAAAAGCATGCATTTGATGAGGTTTTTATCTTGAATCAGGCGGGCAATCTTTGTGAAGCGCTGACATCGAATATCTTCATTTATTACAATAAGGTTTTATATACTCCAGCGCTGACAGAGGGCTGCATTGCGGGTGTTATGCGTCGCGTCGTTATGGATATTGCTTTGTCTGAAGGGATTGAAGTCGTGGAAGCTGAGATTAAGCCAGACATCATGAAGGTAGCGGATGAAATATTTTGTACGAATGCAACTCAAGGAATACAATGGGTTATGGGCTACAAGCAGAAGCGATACTTTAATAAGATATCTAGAGTTTTTCAGGATCGCCTAGCGACTTGGACTTATGATGTCGAAGAATAATTTATAAAAAAAGAGGCTATCCATTTTCAATGGTAGCCTCTAATTTTTGCATAATGGAGATTAGTGTGGAATTCCATTATAAAGTAGCGTTGGACTACTTTTAATTATATGTACACTTAGTTCTTTACTAATTCTGTGTTTACAATGATTTTCACGTCAGATGCGACAGCTTGTACGCCTGAAGGTAATTTATCATTGTATTTTATATTATAATCCATGCGGTTTATTGTTGTTGTCGCAGTGAAACCAACACGTGTTTTACCCCATGGATCGGTGATGATTCCGTTATTTTGCGTTACTTGAAATTCAACAGGTTTCGTTACGTCACGAATAGTTAAATCTCCCTTTAATACGAATTTTCCTTTTTTCCCCTTTGTCAACACACCGTTCGTCAATGACATTTTCGGAAATTGAGCAGCATTGAAAAAGTCGTCGCTTTTGAGGTGTTCATCTCTAGCATCTACGCGTGTGTCGATACTATTTACATCAATTTCGAATGCAATTTTCGCTTGGTTGAAATTGCTGCCATCGGTCGTTTCTACGGCTCCGGAAAGTGTATTGAATGATCCATCGACGAATGAGATGCCTAGGTGGCTTACTTCAAATCTCGCGTTTGTGTGTGCTGGGTCTACTGACCATTTTACTTGTGCAAATGCCGCATTTGTAATGAAAAATAATGTGGCAACGAATGTTAAAATTGTTTTCATAAATCTATTTATTAATATTACTTATCTAAATGATATTGCAAATATTTCATTTATTAAGATACTATACATTGACCTATGTTAATAAATCACAAAATCGGGAGCTTGTTTGTCATGAAATTATCAGAACGTTGATGTTTTTTGACTAGGAAACAATCCTTCCTTCTTATTAGTCTTTATTTAATCTTTAATAAAAAGCCTAATATGAATACTTCTGTTTTTAAAATAGTAAATATACATTATTTATTATTTTAATTGAGATTGTTAAGATATGATAATATTTAACTAATTACTAATTGTTTTTAAAGTTATTCTGCCATGTTTTCCCTGATATAGTTTTGTTTTAATGCTAAAGTGTTCATAATGAGGGTTGCTAGGGTATGTTTAGGATGATTCTGTATTTTTTTAAGAGATTATAACAAAATAGATACGATTGCAGTTTCAACTTAAAAAATAGCTTTTTTTTATTTTTCCTATGATGTGTTCATTCATTTCAATTGCAAATAGATTTTGACAAGAAAACAAGTTAGGAATAGAATTTGTCCTATAGATATTTAGTAACTTGATAAAAATTGAAGTTCAATGCAATTTAACGGTTTTCAAAAGATCAAAAGAGTAGGGCGGATTTTGAAGATTTTGTCAAAACATGGTTTTGACGAAATTATATCGAGGTCTAATTTAGATCGTATTCTTCCGGACAGTTTTCTTTTTTGGAATAAT from Sphingobacterium sp. BN32 harbors:
- a CDS encoding aminotransferase class IV; this translates as MPIQYINFNGSLVPEDMAVLSVDNRAFRYGDGLFETMLWKDGDIRFLDFHIERLQDGLSLLQFEDTGVFDTFFVRNKVEELIRKNNMMGQVLRVRLIVFRMGAGTYGPESNKAGYVLQVERKQDSLRDKKLGLIVDLYTDFKKPYSELSKLKSNNALVYVMAGNFRKKHAFDEVFILNQAGNLCEALTSNIFIYYNKVLYTPALTEGCIAGVMRRVVMDIALSEGIEVVEAEIKPDIMKVADEIFCTNATQGIQWVMGYKQKRYFNKISRVFQDRLATWTYDVEE
- a CDS encoding YceI family protein, whose amino-acid sequence is MKTILTFVATLFFITNAAFAQVKWSVDPAHTNARFEVSHLGISFVDGSFNTLSGAVETTDGSNFNQAKIAFEIDVNSIDTRVDARDEHLKSDDFFNAAQFPKMSLTNGVLTKGKKGKFVLKGDLTIRDVTKPVEFQVTQNNGIITDPWGKTRVGFTATTTINRMDYNIKYNDKLPSGVQAVASDVKIIVNTELVKN